In the Hyalangium ruber genome, one interval contains:
- the sucD gene encoding succinate--CoA ligase subunit alpha, with amino-acid sequence MSILVNNDTKVLCQGITGSAGSFHAKQMLEYGTQLVGGVTPGKGGTDFEGKVPVFNTVADAVKQTGANTSVIFVPPPFAADSIMEAADAGVALIITITEGIPVNDMIRAKRYLQGKPGVRLIGPNCPGVITPGAKCKIGIMPGHIHKPGRIGVVSRSGTLTYEAVHQLTQLGLGQSTAVGIGGDPVNGTDFVDCLKLFNADPETDAVIMIGEIGGSAEETAAEYVSREFTKPIAGFIAGQSAPPGKRMGHAGAIISGGKGTASEKIKAMEAAGFLMAPSPTELGTTLQEALKRGAPKKR; translated from the coding sequence ATGAGCATCCTCGTCAACAACGACACGAAGGTCCTCTGCCAGGGCATCACCGGCTCGGCGGGTTCGTTCCACGCCAAGCAGATGCTGGAGTACGGCACCCAGCTGGTGGGTGGCGTCACCCCGGGCAAGGGCGGCACCGACTTCGAGGGGAAGGTCCCCGTGTTCAACACGGTGGCCGATGCGGTGAAGCAGACCGGCGCGAACACCTCGGTCATCTTCGTCCCGCCCCCGTTCGCCGCTGACTCCATCATGGAGGCCGCTGACGCGGGCGTGGCCCTCATCATCACCATCACCGAGGGCATCCCGGTCAACGACATGATCCGGGCCAAGCGCTACCTGCAGGGCAAGCCGGGCGTGCGGCTGATCGGCCCCAACTGCCCCGGCGTGATTACCCCGGGCGCCAAGTGCAAGATCGGCATCATGCCGGGCCACATCCACAAGCCGGGCCGCATCGGCGTGGTGTCCCGCTCCGGCACGCTGACCTACGAGGCGGTGCATCAGCTGACCCAGCTCGGCCTGGGCCAGAGCACGGCGGTGGGCATCGGCGGTGACCCGGTGAACGGCACCGACTTCGTGGACTGCCTGAAGCTGTTCAACGCCGACCCGGAGACCGACGCGGTCATCATGATCGGCGAGATCGGCGGCAGCGCCGAGGAGACCGCCGCCGAGTACGTGTCGCGCGAGTTCACCAAGCCGATCGCGGGCTTCATCGCCGGCCAGTCGGCGCCCCCGGGCAAGCGCATGGGTCACGCCGGCGCGATCATCTCCGGTGGCAAGGGCACGGCCTCCGAGAAGATCAAGGCGATGGAGGCCGCGGGCTTCCTCATGGCCCCCAGCCCCACCGAGCTGGGTACGACTCTGCAGGAGGCGCTCAAGCGCGGCGCCCCGAAGAAGCGCTAG
- the rlmN gene encoding 23S rRNA (adenine(2503)-C(2))-methyltransferase RlmN has translation MSEPALTTPDTTPLPAPAPAKLVDVSSLTLEGLTRFLTEQLGERSFRAGQVYRWIHQRGVTSFDEMTDLSKGLRQKLKERAEIVPLIKDLEQRSIDGTIKYRFKTRDGRFIESVYMPSEDRKTLCVSTQVGCAMACSFCMTGTLGLKRNLTPGEIVAQVHTVNREVRKNEQLETWRPLSNLVFMGMGEPLHNFENLKTALNILQSEEGPNFSHRHITVSTVGLVPMIERFGQETDVKLAISLNASTDEQRSKTMPVNRKWNIAALLEACRKFPLRQGRRITFEYVLLRGFNDSDEDAHRLIELLQGIPAKVNLIPYNENPGLGFQTTMEERAETFRAILAEGHIAAFIRQNRGRDIAGACGQLANRSGEDASQPTQATELP, from the coding sequence ATGTCCGAGCCTGCTCTCACCACTCCCGACACCACGCCGCTTCCGGCTCCCGCGCCGGCCAAGCTCGTGGACGTCTCCAGCCTCACGCTGGAGGGCCTCACCCGCTTCCTCACCGAGCAGCTGGGTGAGCGCTCGTTCCGCGCTGGCCAGGTCTACCGCTGGATCCATCAGCGCGGCGTCACCTCGTTCGACGAGATGACCGACCTGTCCAAGGGCCTGCGCCAGAAGCTCAAGGAGCGCGCCGAGATCGTCCCGCTGATCAAGGACCTCGAGCAGCGCTCCATCGACGGCACCATCAAGTACCGCTTCAAGACGCGCGACGGGCGCTTCATCGAGTCCGTCTACATGCCCTCCGAGGACCGCAAGACGCTGTGCGTGTCCACCCAGGTGGGCTGCGCCATGGCCTGCTCCTTCTGCATGACGGGCACCCTGGGCCTCAAGCGCAACCTCACCCCCGGTGAGATCGTCGCGCAGGTCCACACGGTCAACCGCGAGGTCCGCAAGAACGAGCAGCTGGAGACCTGGCGCCCGCTCTCCAACCTGGTCTTCATGGGCATGGGCGAGCCCCTGCACAACTTCGAGAACCTCAAGACGGCGCTCAACATCCTCCAGTCCGAGGAGGGGCCCAACTTCTCCCACCGGCACATCACCGTCTCCACCGTGGGCCTGGTGCCGATGATCGAGCGCTTCGGGCAGGAGACCGACGTCAAGCTCGCCATCTCGCTCAACGCCAGCACCGATGAGCAGCGCAGCAAGACGATGCCCGTCAACCGCAAGTGGAACATCGCGGCCCTCCTGGAGGCCTGCCGCAAGTTCCCCCTGCGCCAGGGCCGGCGCATCACCTTCGAGTACGTGCTGCTGCGGGGCTTCAACGACAGCGACGAGGATGCCCACCGGCTCATCGAGCTGCTCCAGGGCATCCCCGCCAAGGTGAACCTGATTCCCTACAACGAGAACCCCGGCCTGGGCTTCCAGACCACCATGGAGGAGCGGGCGGAGACCTTCCGCGCCATCCTCGCCGAGGGTCACATCGCCGCCTTCATCCGACAGAACCGCGGGCGGGACATCGCCGGCGCCTGTGGGCAGCTTGCCAATCGGAGCGGGGAGGATGCCTCGCAGCCGACGCAAGCTACCGAGCTTCCTTGA
- a CDS encoding ATP-binding protein, which produces MNFVEVAVQNVRGFSAQGRFPLKPGYLVLKPPASETSPFAGLALALLYSDGRGGDTGFVASGQKGGKAAFTFVGQDNLTYRLLRDLGGQGTLHKQTVPGQPPELVSDETAEISQYLRSQAGLPSRTMFEQVYCLMPNQLPSRRPRPRTSRPDVKRPSLSSGSGLASNQAVQPAEDIPAAEARVRELEQEIIRSRDVDELQFKLDGLNSTLFEVERKLNSTEGLKVAIRDAENAWSAAPTPESLGLPADILTRVERYPKALSRRDDALNRLNAEREQEAQAVPVAVQPLKRNPLFWVGLGAGALFLLAGIILSVVLENVAWRYLVLLDIPAFGWAAMLAVRYVDDLSQTTTVRSKEGMFAAREKKILEEFEAETLPVRKAIKALELESHEELPAVFERKALLEQKVHELRDQLTAMESAPDFLAAGEQRESTKREIEELNAQIGKIGTYVRDVREVEREMARTKESIALAKAPPSPSAGPVGGPAEPLEDPSPLLMAQAADIFSVDISTVAGQLRERCNQYLTALTDRRYQGVDWDRDGRGYVIAAGRQVPVGEIIPRDLDMYYLALRMTVVEKASAKVKYPFLLEHPFAGMDEVKLPLVGRMLKHLGTLTQVLHVTAHPGFAQLADGTVNI; this is translated from the coding sequence ATGAACTTCGTTGAGGTCGCCGTCCAGAACGTCCGGGGTTTCTCGGCGCAGGGCCGCTTTCCGCTCAAGCCGGGCTACCTCGTCCTCAAGCCTCCCGCCTCCGAGACCAGTCCGTTCGCCGGGCTCGCCCTGGCCTTGCTGTACTCCGATGGCCGAGGCGGAGACACGGGCTTCGTGGCTTCGGGCCAGAAGGGTGGCAAGGCCGCCTTCACCTTCGTCGGCCAGGACAACCTCACCTACCGCCTGCTGCGCGATCTGGGAGGGCAGGGGACGCTGCACAAGCAGACCGTCCCCGGTCAACCGCCGGAGCTGGTGTCCGATGAGACGGCGGAGATCTCCCAGTATCTGCGCTCGCAGGCCGGGCTGCCCTCGCGCACCATGTTCGAGCAGGTGTACTGCTTGATGCCCAACCAGCTGCCCTCGCGGCGGCCCAGGCCTCGCACCTCGCGGCCCGATGTGAAGCGGCCCTCGCTGTCCTCCGGCTCCGGGCTGGCCAGCAATCAGGCCGTGCAGCCCGCCGAGGACATCCCCGCCGCCGAGGCCCGGGTGCGCGAGCTGGAGCAGGAGATCATCCGCTCGCGCGACGTGGACGAGCTGCAGTTCAAGCTGGACGGGCTCAACTCGACGCTCTTCGAGGTGGAGCGCAAGCTCAACAGCACCGAGGGGCTCAAGGTGGCCATCCGCGACGCGGAGAACGCCTGGAGCGCCGCGCCCACGCCCGAGTCGCTGGGCCTGCCGGCGGACATCCTCACCCGCGTGGAGCGCTACCCCAAGGCGCTGTCCCGGCGGGACGACGCGCTCAACCGGCTCAACGCCGAGCGCGAGCAGGAGGCGCAGGCGGTGCCCGTCGCGGTGCAGCCCCTCAAGCGCAACCCCTTGTTCTGGGTGGGGCTGGGCGCGGGCGCGCTGTTCCTGCTCGCGGGCATCATCCTGAGCGTGGTGCTGGAGAACGTCGCCTGGCGCTATCTGGTGCTGCTGGACATCCCCGCCTTCGGCTGGGCCGCCATGCTGGCCGTGCGCTACGTGGACGACTTGTCGCAGACGACGACCGTGCGCAGCAAGGAGGGCATGTTCGCCGCGCGCGAGAAGAAGATCCTCGAGGAGTTCGAAGCCGAGACCCTGCCGGTGCGCAAGGCCATCAAGGCGCTCGAGCTGGAGAGCCACGAGGAGCTCCCCGCCGTCTTCGAGCGCAAGGCGCTGCTGGAGCAGAAGGTCCACGAGCTGCGCGATCAGCTCACCGCCATGGAGTCCGCGCCGGACTTCCTCGCCGCGGGCGAGCAGCGCGAGTCGACCAAGCGGGAGATCGAGGAGCTCAACGCGCAGATCGGGAAGATCGGCACCTACGTGCGCGACGTGCGCGAGGTGGAGCGCGAGATGGCCCGCACCAAGGAATCCATCGCGCTGGCCAAGGCACCGCCGTCGCCCTCCGCGGGGCCGGTGGGTGGGCCCGCCGAGCCGCTGGAGGATCCCTCTCCGCTGTTGATGGCGCAGGCGGCCGACATCTTCTCGGTGGACATCTCCACCGTGGCGGGTCAGCTCCGCGAGCGCTGCAACCAATACCTCACCGCCCTCACGGATCGGCGCTACCAGGGCGTCGACTGGGACAGGGACGGCCGGGGTTATGTCATCGCCGCGGGGCGCCAGGTGCCCGTGGGGGAGATCATCCCCCGGGATCTCGACATGTACTACCTGGCGCTGCGGATGACGGTGGTGGAGAAGGCCAGCGCCAAGGTGAAGTACCCGTTCCTGCTGGAGCACCCCTTCGCGGGCATGGACGAGGTGAAGCTGCCGCTCGTGGGGCGCATGCTCAAGCACCTGGGAACGTTGACTCAGGTGCTCCACGTCACCGCGCACCCCGGCTTCGCCCAGCTGGCGGATGGGACTGTGAACATTTGA
- the sucC gene encoding ADP-forming succinate--CoA ligase subunit beta, which translates to MKIHEYQGKEIFRKYGVPTPRGILALSPNEAEAAAKELATPVVVVKAQIHAGGRGKGGGVKLAKSAAEAKDLAKAMLGMQLKTIQTGPEGQTVHKLYIEEGLAIAQELYLGVTLDRATSRITFMASKEGGVEIEEVAAHHPEKILRESVDPAVGFLDFQGRKLAYGLGLTGATVNKFVQFCSALYKMYVETDSSLVEINPLVILKDGGVVALDAKVNFDENALYRHKDLLHYRDIAEEDPREAQAKEFDLAYIALDGNIGCMVNGAGLAMATMDTIKLVGANPANFLDVGGGASKEKVTAAFKLILADPKVKAVLVNIFGGIMKCDVIAEGIIAAAKEVQLKVPLVVRLEGTNVEKGKELLRNSGLAITPADNLRQAAEKAVAALKA; encoded by the coding sequence ATGAAGATCCACGAGTACCAGGGCAAGGAAATCTTCCGGAAGTACGGTGTCCCCACTCCCCGGGGAATCCTCGCGCTCTCGCCCAATGAGGCGGAGGCTGCTGCCAAGGAGCTGGCCACGCCGGTGGTGGTGGTGAAGGCCCAGATCCACGCGGGTGGCCGCGGCAAGGGCGGCGGCGTGAAGCTGGCCAAGAGCGCCGCCGAGGCGAAGGACCTCGCCAAGGCGATGCTGGGCATGCAGCTCAAGACCATCCAGACCGGCCCCGAGGGCCAGACGGTCCACAAGCTCTACATCGAGGAAGGTCTCGCCATCGCCCAGGAGCTGTACCTGGGCGTGACGCTGGACCGCGCCACCTCGCGCATCACCTTCATGGCTTCGAAGGAGGGTGGCGTCGAGATCGAGGAGGTGGCCGCTCATCACCCCGAGAAGATCCTCCGCGAGTCGGTGGACCCGGCGGTGGGCTTCCTGGACTTCCAGGGCCGCAAGCTCGCCTACGGCCTGGGCCTCACCGGCGCCACGGTGAACAAGTTCGTCCAGTTCTGCTCGGCGCTCTACAAGATGTACGTCGAGACGGACTCCTCCCTCGTGGAGATCAACCCGCTGGTCATCCTCAAGGATGGCGGCGTGGTGGCGCTCGACGCGAAGGTGAACTTCGACGAGAACGCGCTCTACCGGCACAAGGATCTGCTGCACTACCGCGACATCGCCGAGGAGGATCCTCGCGAGGCGCAGGCCAAGGAGTTCGACCTGGCCTACATCGCGCTGGACGGCAACATCGGCTGCATGGTGAACGGCGCGGGCCTCGCCATGGCCACCATGGACACCATCAAGCTGGTGGGTGCCAACCCGGCCAACTTCCTGGACGTGGGCGGCGGCGCCAGCAAGGAGAAGGTGACGGCGGCCTTCAAGCTGATCCTCGCCGACCCGAAGGTGAAGGCGGTGCTCGTCAATATCTTCGGCGGCATCATGAAGTGCGACGTCATCGCCGAGGGCATCATCGCCGCGGCGAAGGAAGTGCAGCTCAAGGTGCCGCTGGTGGTGCGGCTTGAGGGCACCAACGTGGAGAAGGGCAAGGAGCTGCTGCGCAACTCCGGCCTGGCCATCACCCCCGCGGACAACCTGCGGCAGGCGGCTGAGAAGGCCGTCGCCGCCCTCAAGGCCTAG
- the rimM gene encoding ribosome maturation factor RimM (Essential for efficient processing of 16S rRNA) produces the protein MTPRPLLELGYVARAHGIRGEVAVRPFDPGSETLDAVERVRVRTKSGEERDLKIESVRPTPKEDIIAFEGVKGREASEALVGSTVFVYREDLEPPAEGEYFQGDLVGLSAVDEAGQELGKVVEVWATGEVPNLVIRAPGKPELVVPFADDFVPSVDMPGGKIVIRPPEFLDAGDKEG, from the coding sequence GTGACGCCCCGCCCTCTGCTGGAGCTCGGCTATGTGGCCCGGGCCCACGGCATCCGGGGCGAGGTCGCCGTTCGCCCCTTCGATCCCGGCTCCGAGACGTTGGACGCCGTGGAGCGCGTGCGCGTGCGCACCAAGTCCGGCGAGGAGCGGGACTTGAAGATCGAGTCCGTGCGGCCCACCCCCAAGGAGGACATCATCGCCTTCGAGGGGGTGAAGGGTCGCGAGGCCTCCGAGGCCCTGGTGGGCTCCACCGTCTTCGTCTACCGCGAGGATCTGGAGCCTCCGGCCGAGGGTGAGTACTTCCAGGGAGACCTGGTGGGCCTCTCCGCCGTGGATGAGGCGGGCCAGGAGCTGGGCAAGGTGGTGGAGGTGTGGGCCACCGGCGAGGTGCCCAACCTCGTCATCCGCGCCCCGGGCAAGCCCGAGCTGGTGGTGCCCTTCGCCGATGACTTCGTTCCCTCGGTGGACATGCCGGGCGGGAAGATCGTCATCCGCCCGCCCGAGTTCCTGGACGCGGGCGACAAGGAGGGCTGA
- the rpsP gene encoding 30S ribosomal protein S16, giving the protein MAVVLRLARAGAKKKPYYHVVATDSRNPRDGKFIEAVGAYDPNLNPPKVEFNQERLQYWLKTGATPSETVGELIKRAAKNAPPAA; this is encoded by the coding sequence ATGGCCGTTGTCCTCCGTCTCGCCCGCGCGGGCGCCAAGAAGAAGCCGTACTACCACGTGGTTGCCACCGACTCCCGGAACCCCCGGGATGGCAAGTTCATCGAGGCCGTGGGCGCCTACGATCCGAACCTGAACCCCCCCAAGGTGGAGTTCAACCAGGAGCGGCTCCAGTACTGGCTGAAGACGGGCGCGACGCCTTCCGAGACCGTGGGCGAGCTCATCAAGCGCGCCGCCAAGAACGCTCCTCCCGCGGCCTAA
- a CDS encoding sensor histidine kinase, giving the protein MALLEGMSDAFFAIDRDWRFTYVNAAAERMLRKPREQLLGCKLWDEYPEALGTSFELHYRRAMAENVSSRFEEFFAPLAAWFEVQVHPSQTGISVFFDDITTRKSVEEALRQETALVEALNRTGQTLAAELDLERLVQLLTDEATRLTGARFGAFFYNVLNDEGQSYMLYTLSGVPRESFEGFPMPRKTDIFRPTFDGERPVRLADVTKDPRYGQNRPYHGMPKGHLPVRSYLAGPVKARSGEVLGGLFFGHPETDVFTERHERILLGIASQAAIAIENARLYQKQLDAVRQRDEFLTVASHELKTPLTSLQLQLQLIARGLHAEPPVSGSRQEERLERAQRQIQRLANLVDSLLDVSQVAERRLELSREPVDLARLVQDTVDMQRESFVQAGCDVLLKAEQPVWGEWDGSRLEQVLTHLLDNAAKYGSGQPVEVAVNAEGEQAVVTVSDRGIGIASEDLERIFSKFERAVPVRNYGGLGLGLYLTREIVRAHGGTVSVRSRRGEGATFEVRLPRIM; this is encoded by the coding sequence ATGGCCCTCCTGGAGGGCATGAGTGATGCCTTCTTCGCGATCGACCGGGACTGGCGTTTCACGTACGTGAACGCCGCCGCCGAGCGCATGCTGCGCAAGCCCCGCGAGCAGTTGCTCGGGTGCAAGCTCTGGGATGAGTACCCGGAGGCGCTCGGCACTTCCTTCGAGCTCCACTACCGACGCGCCATGGCCGAGAACGTCTCCTCGCGCTTCGAGGAGTTCTTCGCCCCGCTCGCCGCCTGGTTCGAGGTGCAGGTCCACCCCTCGCAGACCGGCATCTCCGTCTTCTTCGACGACATCACCACCCGCAAGAGCGTGGAGGAGGCGCTACGGCAGGAGACGGCCCTCGTCGAGGCGCTGAACCGTACGGGCCAGACGCTGGCCGCGGAGCTGGACCTGGAGCGGCTGGTGCAGCTGCTCACCGATGAGGCCACGCGGCTGACCGGCGCCCGCTTCGGCGCGTTCTTCTACAACGTGCTCAACGACGAGGGGCAGTCGTACATGCTCTACACCCTGTCCGGTGTCCCTCGGGAGTCGTTCGAAGGCTTCCCCATGCCGCGCAAGACGGACATCTTCCGGCCGACCTTCGATGGAGAGCGCCCGGTGCGGCTGGCGGACGTGACGAAGGATCCGCGCTATGGCCAGAACCGGCCCTACCACGGCATGCCCAAGGGGCACCTGCCGGTGCGCAGCTACCTCGCGGGGCCGGTGAAGGCCCGCTCCGGCGAGGTGCTGGGAGGGCTCTTCTTCGGCCACCCGGAGACCGACGTCTTCACCGAGCGGCACGAGCGCATCCTCCTGGGCATCGCCTCGCAGGCCGCCATCGCCATCGAGAACGCGCGGCTCTACCAGAAGCAGCTCGATGCCGTGCGCCAGCGCGACGAGTTCCTCACGGTCGCCTCGCACGAGCTGAAGACGCCCCTCACGTCGCTCCAGCTGCAGCTGCAGCTCATCGCCCGAGGACTCCACGCCGAGCCCCCGGTCTCGGGGTCGCGGCAGGAGGAGCGGCTGGAGCGGGCCCAGCGGCAGATCCAGCGCCTGGCCAACCTCGTGGACAGCTTGCTGGATGTTTCCCAGGTCGCCGAGCGCCGGCTGGAGCTGAGCCGCGAGCCGGTGGACCTGGCCAGGCTGGTGCAGGACACCGTGGACATGCAGCGCGAGTCCTTCGTGCAGGCCGGCTGCGATGTGCTCCTGAAGGCGGAGCAGCCCGTGTGGGGGGAGTGGGACGGCTCCCGGCTGGAGCAGGTGCTCACCCACCTGCTCGACAACGCCGCGAAGTACGGCTCCGGTCAGCCCGTGGAGGTGGCCGTGAACGCCGAGGGCGAGCAGGCCGTGGTGACCGTCTCGGACCGGGGCATCGGCATCGCCTCGGAGGACCTCGAGCGCATCTTCAGCAAGTTCGAGCGCGCCGTCCCGGTGCGGAACTATGGAGGGCTCGGCCTGGGGCTCTACCTCACCCGGGAGATCGTCCGCGCCCATGGCGGCACCGTCTCCGTGCGCTCGCGCCGGGGCGAAGGCGCTACTTTCGAGGTGCGGCTGCCGCGCATCATGTAG
- a CDS encoding KH domain-containing protein: protein MEQLLTYLARALVDQPDQVGMRVSEVDGARLYELKVAPEDVGKVIGRDGRTVNALRTLLNAAAHKQGQKVRLEILDDRRAAPAPGAAPAAPPAPDAQ from the coding sequence GTGGAGCAACTCCTTACGTATCTCGCGCGGGCCCTGGTCGATCAGCCGGACCAGGTCGGCATGCGTGTGTCCGAGGTGGACGGCGCCCGGCTCTATGAGCTGAAGGTCGCCCCCGAGGACGTCGGCAAGGTCATCGGCCGTGACGGGCGGACCGTGAACGCCCTCCGGACGCTGCTCAATGCCGCCGCGCACAAGCAGGGGCAGAAGGTCCGTCTCGAGATCCTCGACGATCGGCGCGCGGCGCCCGCCCCTGGCGCGGCTCCCGCGGCGCCTCCTGCCCCCGACGCCCAGTGA
- the trmD gene encoding tRNA (guanosine(37)-N1)-methyltransferase TrmD, producing MYPVEILTLFPGMVSGYVGQSILGKAQERGKLAVTATDIREYAEGKHRVTDDTPYGGGAGMVMKVEPLVAAIEAARARHPGAKVLLMSPRGPAFTQARARELVDHAAGLILVCGRYEGVDERVMAHLDGELSLGDFILTGGEIAALAVVDAVARLLPGVLGNQASHVSESFEEGLLEHPQYTRPPVFRGAEVPAVLQCGDHARIARWRRWKALKLTQERRQDLFARLELGPADRKLLALREEEL from the coding sequence ATGTACCCGGTGGAGATCCTCACGCTCTTCCCGGGCATGGTGTCCGGGTACGTGGGGCAGAGCATCCTCGGCAAGGCCCAGGAGCGGGGCAAGCTGGCCGTCACCGCCACGGACATCCGCGAGTACGCCGAGGGCAAGCACCGCGTCACCGACGACACCCCGTACGGGGGCGGCGCGGGCATGGTGATGAAGGTGGAGCCCCTGGTGGCGGCCATCGAGGCGGCGCGGGCCCGGCACCCGGGCGCCAAGGTGCTGCTGATGAGCCCCCGAGGCCCCGCCTTCACCCAGGCGCGGGCGCGGGAGCTGGTGGATCATGCCGCGGGCCTGATCCTCGTCTGCGGCCGCTACGAGGGCGTGGACGAGCGGGTGATGGCGCACCTGGACGGGGAGCTGTCCCTGGGGGACTTCATCCTCACGGGTGGGGAGATCGCCGCCCTCGCGGTGGTGGACGCGGTGGCGCGGCTGCTCCCTGGAGTGCTGGGCAACCAGGCGTCCCACGTCAGCGAGAGCTTCGAGGAGGGGCTGCTGGAGCACCCCCAGTACACCCGGCCGCCGGTGTTCCGGGGCGCCGAGGTGCCCGCGGTGCTCCAGTGCGGCGACCACGCGCGCATCGCCCGCTGGCGGCGCTGGAAGGCGCTGAAGCTCACCCAGGAGCGACGGCAGGACCTCTTCGCCCGCCTGGAACTCGGGCCGGCGGACCGGAAACTGCTCGCCCTGCGGGAGGAAGAGCTGTAG
- the ndk gene encoding nucleoside-diphosphate kinase, translating into MAIERTLSIIKPDGLEKGIIGKIISKFEEKGLKPVAVRLQHLSQAQAEGFYAVHKARPFFKDLVSFMISGPVVLMVLEGENAVAANREIMGATNPANAAPGTIRKEFATSIDQNTVHGSDSLENAKNEVAYFFRETEIHSYEYKGKK; encoded by the coding sequence ATGGCCATCGAGCGTACGCTGTCCATCATCAAGCCGGACGGGCTGGAGAAGGGCATCATCGGCAAGATCATCTCCAAGTTCGAGGAGAAGGGCCTGAAGCCCGTTGCCGTTCGCCTGCAGCACCTGTCCCAGGCGCAGGCCGAGGGTTTCTACGCCGTTCACAAGGCCCGGCCCTTCTTCAAGGATCTGGTCAGCTTCATGATCTCCGGCCCCGTGGTGCTCATGGTGCTGGAGGGTGAGAACGCCGTGGCCGCCAACCGCGAGATCATGGGCGCCACCAACCCGGCCAACGCCGCCCCGGGCACCATCCGCAAGGAGTTCGCCACCAGCATCGATCAGAACACGGTGCATGGTTCCGACAGCCTGGAGAACGCGAAGAACGAGGTCGCCTACTTCTTCCGCGAGACCGAGATCCACTCGTACGAGTACAAGGGCAAGAAGTAG
- the rplS gene encoding 50S ribosomal protein L19, translating into MRRSAIEYVESKFLRKEGVVDFRTGDSVRVHWKVKEGEKERVQAFEGVVIRKKRGYNRSTFTVRKVSFGVGVERIFPLHSPRYERIEVLSRGDVNRNRLFYLRDLKGKASRVDVQEENESKKATKPATGA; encoded by the coding sequence ATGCGTCGCAGCGCTATCGAGTACGTCGAGTCCAAGTTCCTCCGCAAGGAGGGGGTGGTCGACTTTCGGACCGGTGACTCCGTCCGGGTCCACTGGAAGGTGAAGGAGGGCGAGAAGGAGCGCGTGCAGGCCTTCGAGGGCGTCGTCATCCGCAAGAAGCGGGGCTACAACCGCTCGACCTTCACGGTTCGCAAGGTGTCCTTCGGCGTCGGCGTGGAGCGCATCTTCCCGCTGCACAGCCCCCGCTACGAGAGGATCGAGGTCCTCAGCCGCGGCGACGTGAACCGCAACCGCCTGTTCTACCTCCGCGACCTGAAGGGCAAGGCCTCTCGCGTGGACGTGCAGGAAGAGAACGAGAGCAAGAAGGCGACCAAGCCCGCCACCGGCGCTTAG
- a CDS encoding glycoside hydrolase family 43 protein: MRVLKALLSLPLFASLQACGPEAAPVPESTSAVEQEVGRLSIRNADPTVIRVNSTYISAETEGGRIYVRQASSVDALASAVRTQIWGNPAGLAEVWAPQLVKDGSTYYIYFTAGAGSAHRMYVIQSQSPASGYSRETLMALPNNKWAIDGTMFVYQGQRYFVWSGWEGDTNGEQTLYIARMSSPTTVTGARFVISQPREWWEKVDVNPPTRVNEGPEVLIDPSGQLHVVYSANGSWDTNYCLADLRLRAGGDPTYVWDWFKSNGCLFGANGGIMMSGWHPTLYAKGVGHNSFVLLNGDPNTSPPAGPQFPLAYHGVPKNDYPNPFWSGRYWYSGTFQWWGNITYTRGSASNTGWSLKFYE, encoded by the coding sequence ATGCGCGTCCTGAAAGCCCTGCTGTCCCTGCCCCTGTTCGCTTCACTTCAGGCCTGTGGCCCCGAAGCCGCCCCCGTGCCCGAGTCCACGAGCGCCGTCGAGCAGGAGGTGGGGCGGCTCTCCATCCGCAACGCCGATCCCACGGTCATCCGGGTCAACAGCACCTATATCTCCGCGGAGACGGAGGGCGGGCGCATCTACGTGCGGCAGGCCTCCTCCGTCGATGCCTTGGCGAGCGCGGTCCGCACCCAAATCTGGGGCAACCCCGCGGGCCTCGCCGAGGTCTGGGCGCCGCAGCTCGTCAAGGACGGCAGCACCTACTACATCTACTTCACGGCGGGGGCCGGCAGCGCCCACCGGATGTACGTCATCCAGTCCCAGTCGCCCGCCTCGGGCTACTCGCGCGAGACGCTGATGGCGCTACCCAACAACAAGTGGGCCATCGACGGGACGATGTTCGTCTACCAGGGCCAGCGCTACTTCGTCTGGTCCGGCTGGGAGGGCGACACCAACGGGGAGCAGACGCTGTACATCGCCCGCATGTCGAGCCCGACCACGGTGACGGGCGCGCGCTTCGTCATCTCCCAGCCTCGCGAGTGGTGGGAGAAGGTTGACGTCAACCCGCCCACCCGCGTCAACGAGGGCCCCGAGGTTCTCATCGATCCCAGCGGACAGCTGCACGTCGTGTACTCGGCCAACGGGAGCTGGGACACGAACTACTGCCTGGCGGACCTGCGCCTGCGGGCCGGCGGCGACCCGACCTACGTCTGGGACTGGTTCAAGTCCAACGGCTGCCTGTTCGGCGCCAATGGCGGCATCATGATGAGCGGCTGGCACCCGACGCTGTATGCCAAGGGCGTGGGGCACAACTCCTTCGTGCTGCTCAACGGAGACCCCAACACCAGCCCGCCGGCGGGGCCGCAGTTCCCCCTGGCCTACCACGGCGTGCCCAAGAACGATTACCCCAACCCCTTCTGGTCGGGCCGCTACTGGTACTCGGGCACGTTCCAGTGGTGGGGCAACATCACGTACACGCGCGGCTCGGCGAGCAACACGGGCTGGAGCCTGAAGTTCTACGAGTAG